From the genome of Coleofasciculaceae cyanobacterium, one region includes:
- a CDS encoding tyrosine-type recombinase/integrase, which translates to MPHTAPPPKIPNLEKRSREHLFPSEVAAMVSAAKKLGRHGLRDSTLILMAYRHGLRVSKLVALRWEQVNFTGGTIYINRLKHGVSSTHPLPGVELRALRQLQREYYDIELSVCF; encoded by the coding sequence ATGCCACACACTGCTCCTCCTCCCAAAATTCCGAACTTAGAAAAACGTTCTCGCGAGCATCTTTTTCCGAGTGAAGTGGCTGCGATGGTTTCTGCTGCCAAAAAATTGGGTAGACATGGATTGAGAGATTCAACTTTAATTTTAATGGCTTACCGTCATGGGTTGAGAGTATCTAAATTAGTGGCGTTGAGGTGGGAACAAGTAAATTTTACTGGTGGCACGATTTACATTAATCGGCTCAAACATGGTGTTAGTTCTACTCATCCCTTGCCAGGAGTAGAACTTCGAGCGTTAAGGCAATTACAGAGAGAGTATTATGATATCGAATTATCTGTTTGTTTCTGA
- a CDS encoding recombinase family protein, translating into MTNLVLVAERDLREYAQQADYKVLGVWKETASGSNNNRTKRKQVMSLAQARKIDGILVTELTRWGQR; encoded by the coding sequence ATGACCAATCTTGTTCTCGTGGCTGAACGAGATTTACGGGAGTATGCCCAACAAGCTGATTACAAAGTGCTTGGTGTGTGGAAAGAGACAGCTTCGGGAAGTAACAATAATCGCACTAAAAGAAAACAGGTTATGAGTTTAGCTCAAGCTCGTAAGATAGATGGAATATTGGTTACAGAATTAACTCGTTGGGGTCAGCGTTGA
- a CDS encoding tyrosine-type recombinase/integrase — protein sequence MISNYLFVSERGAVMAAATARGIIERAGVEAGLSLSVHPHMLRHACGFYLASRGHDTRAIQAYLGHRRIQHTVRYTELSPKKFQEFWLD from the coding sequence ATGATATCGAATTATCTGTTTGTTTCTGAAAGAGGTGCGGTAATGGCTGCTGCGACAGCCAGAGGGATTATTGAACGCGCAGGAGTTGAAGCAGGATTATCTTTGAGTGTCCATCCTCATATGTTGCGACACGCCTGTGGATTTTATTTGGCGAGTCGAGGTCATGACACTAGAGCAATTCAAGCTTATCTTGGTCATCGTCGGATTCAACATACCGTTCGCTACACAGAGTTGTCTCCCAAGAAATTTCAAGAGTTTTGGCTGGATTGA